A single genomic interval of Amycolatopsis albispora harbors:
- a CDS encoding aspartyl/asparaginyl beta-hydroxylase domain-containing protein has product MLWTPGGADGDGVVTKYDHRQPGAFTEYGNQLPYLRELISTVVDLDRLNFVRLAKVQNSVAMPHRDLLELSDIPDDTRNAHRAHIPLVTNENCLFSEGNTVYRMRRGEIWFLDASVIHSLAVLSTEARIHLMLDFVNVPSEKPLITIPGHSADAGIPEDRMVKRPPVTDADRASLLRLADVMTMETVDEIFSIVIKKHYRYDGGDDFVWSTMIDIARACEDTEALRHIEELRRYFTIERSPCT; this is encoded by the coding sequence ATGCTCTGGACCCCGGGCGGAGCCGATGGCGACGGGGTGGTCACCAAATACGATCACCGCCAGCCCGGCGCGTTCACGGAGTACGGCAACCAGCTTCCCTATCTCCGCGAGCTGATCAGCACGGTTGTCGATCTGGACCGGCTGAACTTCGTGCGGCTCGCGAAGGTACAGAACAGCGTGGCCATGCCGCACCGGGACCTGCTCGAGCTCAGCGACATCCCGGACGACACCCGCAACGCCCACCGGGCGCACATCCCCCTCGTCACCAACGAGAACTGCTTGTTCAGCGAGGGCAACACCGTGTACCGGATGCGCCGGGGCGAGATCTGGTTCCTCGACGCCTCAGTGATCCACTCGCTGGCGGTGCTCTCCACCGAGGCGCGGATCCACCTCATGCTCGACTTCGTGAACGTGCCGTCCGAGAAACCGTTGATCACGATCCCGGGCCACAGCGCCGACGCCGGCATTCCGGAGGACCGAATGGTCAAACGACCACCGGTCACCGATGCCGACCGCGCCAGCCTATTGCGGCTCGCCGACGTCATGACAATGGAAACGGTCGACGAGATATTCAGCATCGTCATCAAAAAGCATTACCGGTACGACGGTGGCGACGACTTCGTGTGGAGCACGATGATTGACATCGCGCGCGCTTGCGAGGACACCGAAGCCCTCCGGCACATCGAGGAGCTGCGTCGCTACTTCACCATCGAACGGTCCCCCTGCACATAG
- a CDS encoding LLM class flavin-dependent oxidoreductase has protein sequence MRFGIQIVPEDRWQTARVKWRRAEQMGFDHAWTYDHLNWRSFRAKDWFTLVPTLTAAAVETERIGLGVLVASPNLRHPVYLAKEVAAIEDISGGRFILGLGAGAEGFDATMTRRTAWSRRERTERFAEYVRLTDSLLRQPVTTFDGRYYVADEVHSYPLCQQRPRVPFAVAAGGARGMRLAAEYGSYWVTTGAPNRVESAPYEQALHVVRRQVEALEKACVEVGRDPATVARLLVCGPSVGGVLESPAAFFDAAGRFAEAGITDTVVQWPRRSEPYSGKVEILEKVAEDLDRHRNT, from the coding sequence GTGAGATTCGGCATCCAGATCGTCCCGGAGGACCGTTGGCAGACGGCGCGCGTGAAGTGGCGCCGGGCCGAGCAAATGGGATTCGATCACGCGTGGACCTATGACCACCTGAACTGGCGGTCGTTCCGCGCGAAGGACTGGTTCACCCTCGTCCCGACGCTGACCGCGGCGGCCGTGGAGACCGAACGGATCGGGCTGGGCGTCCTGGTCGCCTCGCCCAACCTGCGACATCCGGTGTACCTGGCCAAGGAAGTCGCCGCCATCGAGGACATCTCCGGCGGCCGCTTCATCCTCGGTCTCGGCGCCGGTGCCGAGGGCTTCGACGCCACCATGACCCGCCGGACCGCGTGGAGCCGGCGGGAGCGGACCGAGCGGTTCGCGGAATACGTGCGGCTCACCGACTCGCTCCTGCGGCAGCCGGTCACCACCTTCGACGGCCGCTACTACGTCGCCGACGAGGTTCATTCGTACCCGCTGTGCCAGCAGCGGCCCCGTGTCCCGTTCGCCGTCGCCGCCGGCGGGGCCCGCGGCATGCGCTTGGCGGCCGAGTACGGCTCGTACTGGGTGACGACGGGCGCGCCCAACCGGGTCGAGAGCGCGCCGTACGAACAGGCGCTCCACGTCGTCCGCCGGCAGGTGGAGGCGCTCGAGAAGGCCTGCGTGGAGGTCGGCCGTGACCCGGCCACGGTGGCCCGGTTGCTGGTCTGCGGCCCGTCCGTGGGCGGTGTTCTCGAGTCGCCGGCGGCGTTCTTCGATGCAGCGGGCCGATTCGCCGAAGCCGGCATTACGGATACCGTCGTGCAGTGGCCTCGGCGCAGCGAACCCTATTCGGGAAAGGTGGAGATCTTGGAGAAAGTGGCCGAGGATCTGGATCGTCACCGGAACACGTGA